From a single Gadus morhua chromosome 3, gadMor3.0, whole genome shotgun sequence genomic region:
- the pgm2 gene encoding phosphopentomutase has protein sequence MENGLSTIVDVKLDQDIKTWLAYDKNPKTAALVKALVKEGALEQLRRCFSSRMVFGTAGLRAAMGPGVSCMNDLTIIQTTQGFCGYLEQCFPDLKERGVVIGYDARAHPASGGSSKRFASLAAAAFTSRGVPVHLFSDITPTPFVPFAVSHLGLCAGVMVTASHNPKEDNGYKVYWDNGAQIVPPHDKGIAQAIEENLEPWPQAWDTEEALSSPLLKDPYQDIHKQYFKAIQQHCHHRDINKSSEVKIVHTSVHGVGHTFVQAAFKAFDLRPPFAVEEQKDPDPEFPTVKYPNPEEGKGVLTLSFALADREGASVVLANDPDADRLAIAEKQKSGQWRVFTGNELGALLGWWMFRCWKKQNPEPAAVKSVYMLASTVSSKILRAIALKEGFHFEETLTGFKWMGNRAKELLKNGKSVLFAFEEAIGYMCSPCVLDKDGVSAAAIAGEMTSYLAAEDISLSQQLTSIYEEYGYHITKNSYFICHDQEVIRSLFQRLRNHGDQKDSYPSECGGFSVTSVRDLTTGHDSSQPDNKAVLPTSSSSQMITFSFSNGGVATLRTSGTEPKIKYYTELCAAPGNSDVEQLQKELDNLVDALVEHFFEPEKNKLQPKPE, from the exons ATGGAGAATGGCCTGTCCACGATCGTGGACGTCAAGTTGGACCAAGATATCAAAACCTGGCTGGCATATGACAAG AACCCTAAGACAGCAGCCCTGGTGAAGGCCCTGGTGAAGGAGGGAGCGCTGGAGCAGCTGCGGAGATGCTTCTCCTCGAGGATGGTGTTTGGCACCGCGGGCCTGAGGGCCGCCATGGGGCCCGGGGTCTCCTGCATGAACGACCTCACCATCATCCAGaccacacag GGCTTCTGTGGCTACCTGGAGCAGTGCTTCCCTGACCTGAAGGAGCGGGGCGTAGTGATCGGTTATGACGCCCGCGCCCACCCGGCCAGCGGGGGCAGCAGTAAGCGCTTTGCCAGCCTGGCTGCAGCCGCCTTCACCAGCCGGGGGGTTCCTGTGCACCTCTTCTCTGACATCACACCGACCCCCTTCGTG CCCTTTGCAGTGTCCCACCTAGGTCTGTGTGCTGGAGTCATGGTGACCGCCTCACACAACCCTAAAGAAGATAACGGCTACAAG GTGTACTGGGACAATGGCGCCCAGATAGTGCCTCCCCATGACAAGGGCATTGCCCAGGCCATAGAGGAGAACCTGGAGCCCTGGCCCCAGGCCTGGGACACGGAGGAGGCCCTCAGCAGCCCCCTGCTGAAGGACCCTTACCAGGACATCCACAAGCAGTATTTCAAGGCCATCCAGCAGCACTGCCACCACAG AGACATCAACAAGAGTTCAGAGGTGAAAATCGTGCACACGTCTGTGCATGGTGTCGGCCACACGTTCGTCCAGGCAGCGTTTAAGGCCTTTGACCTTCGACCTCCCTTTGCCGTAGAGGAGCAGAAGGACCCTGACCCTGAGTTCCCCACCGTCAAGTACCCAAAcccagaggaggggaaaggggtCCTg ACTCTGTCGTTCGCCCTGGCTGATAGAGAGGGAGCCAGCGTGGTGCTGGCCAACGACCCAGACGCTGACCGCTTGGCCATCGCTGAGAAACAGAAGAG CGGTCAGTGGCGGGTGTTCACCGGCAACGAGCTGGGGGCCCTGCTCGGTTGGTGGATGTTCCGCTGCTGGAAGAAGCAGAACCCAGAGCCGGCGGCGGTGAAGAGCGTCTACATGCTGGCCAGCACCGTCTCCTCCAAGATATTAAGAGCCATCGCACTCAAGGAAGGCTTCCACTTTGAG GAAACTCTGACAGGATTCAAATGGATGGGGAACAGGGCCAAAGAGCTGCTGAAAAATGGAAAGTCTGTCCTGTTTGCCTTTGAGGAGGccatag ggtacATGTGCAGTCCATGCGTACTGGACAAGGATGGAGTGAGTGCTGCAGCCATTGCAGGGGAGATGACTTCCTACCTGGCAGCCGAAGATATCAGCCTCTCCCAGCAACTCACCAGCATCTACGAaga GTACGGCTACCACATCACCAAAAACTCCTACTTCATCTGCCACGACCAGGAGGTCATCCGCAGCCTCTTCCAGCGCTTGAGGAACCACGGCGACCAGAAGGACTCGTACCCCAGCGAGTGCGGCGGCTTCTCGGTCACCTCGGTGCGCGACCTGACCACCGGCCACGACAGCAGTCAGCCCGACAACAAGGCG GTGCtccccacctccagctccagccAGATGAtcaccttctccttctccaacgGAGGCGTGGCCACCCTAAGGACCAGTGGCACGGAGCCCAAGATCAAGTACTACACGGAGCTCTGTGCTGCCCCCGGCAAcag TGACGTGGAGCAGCTGCAGAAGGAGCTGGACAACCTGGTGGACGCCCTGGTTGAACACTTCTTTGAGCCGGAGAAGAACAAGTTGCAGCCAAAGCCAGAATAG